One part of the Archangium lipolyticum genome encodes these proteins:
- a CDS encoding DEAD/DEAH box helicase, whose amino-acid sequence MSKERPQKSSPHASQWLAKWLTRPELLEMAGAHVHAKGEALVRKGRVLTWGVEANTLSGLVRGRTGVRHEVRLVAEEDSLEAECQCSRYHQEGVCEHVVALGLVWLAAVESQEDVSRPPSTDVDRPRTPEGVAQWLEAHQVTHLRRVPLLALESLLPKGFGATHGLYWIAEEPLTSLLDGSLELPPNFSAKAQALLVQAAWTRAESEAHIVRQGIEYERQHPEPPPPTDKRLVPLGQALQQVRAKVRAHAVPRLLSSVRCELSFSDKPLVAHVHEPVYLFGSRALLDASMHRRCVQVDLLPLLEGEDAVTCSVCAPVPPALCLHALTALDLLLVSLGDSRRVKENALLAERLFEAPGRQLLSALDKASLLARTRQETRSPLQVSFRLEGLAQGALHLRAYLHRPLKRGGLSKGTPVAPRDEAEALATLVSPEEVEALELCRLITQQHDAGSRHRMLVHALKLLAHSSRLVLESRLDVPLRVRSATLGFTFEEMEEGEAGLRVRPSVAGTPVPPWVWRGQLHRNAPRPWLYVEREVPRVSLVSVPPEALAVLDSVVEYGGRLPAPARAEVLRRLGGVESAFPVSLPPSLEAREVPAEPGLLLRLRPTGAESLEGSLLVRPLPEAPPLVPGEGAEIVRGVRGGERVRVRRALEAERAEAASLLERLGLPLEEHGHFTLEGPEAALGFLERLEPLTGPGLRVEWEERPWRVVHSPDAKGLQVAVRHERDWFGVEGGVQVEGERVELAVLLDALRRGHRYVPLAPGRWMRLTEQLREQLAPLADLAHASHGKWEVSAAAAPVLDGLSEAGAEVAAPPDWLRLAGRIREAQRMKVPVPAGLKAELRDYQREGYQWMARLAEWGGGGCLADDMGLGKTLQALALLLHRAKAGPALVVAPTSVCFNWVREAARFAPSLKVHAYREAERESLLSGLGARDVVVVSYTLLTRDVARFSEVSFATLVLDEAQAVKNPDTARAKAVRALKAEARMALSGTPVENRLSELWSLFRLVFPGLLGSRESFRERFAAPIERMKDPAARAALARVVRPFMLRRTKREVARELPPRLETVVPITLSESERRLYEDTRLAALARLQDAEGPRKRFEVLAALTRLRLAACHPRLVDSDSPLSSSKLERLLEVVDTLRAEGSRALVFSQFVKHLALVREALEARGVSMQYLDGQTPAAERETRVAAFQRGEGDVFLISLKAGGTGLNLTAADHVLHLDPWWNPAAEDQATDRAHRIGQTKPVTVTRLISEGTIEEAILALHEEKRDLASSLLSEADGAAALSTEQLLALLRYGPEAESATTTGGRLPARHSGVGLESGSPSPA is encoded by the coding sequence ATGTCGAAGGAACGACCGCAGAAGTCATCTCCACATGCCAGTCAGTGGTTGGCGAAGTGGCTCACCCGCCCCGAGCTCCTCGAGATGGCGGGCGCGCATGTGCATGCCAAGGGGGAGGCCCTGGTGAGGAAGGGCCGCGTGCTGACCTGGGGCGTGGAGGCCAACACCCTCAGTGGTCTGGTGCGAGGGCGGACCGGTGTTCGCCATGAGGTGCGGCTCGTGGCGGAGGAAGACAGCCTGGAGGCCGAGTGCCAGTGTTCCCGCTACCACCAGGAGGGCGTCTGCGAGCACGTGGTGGCGCTCGGGTTGGTCTGGCTCGCGGCCGTGGAATCCCAGGAGGACGTATCCCGGCCACCGTCCACGGATGTGGACAGGCCGCGGACCCCGGAGGGGGTGGCGCAGTGGCTGGAGGCGCACCAGGTCACCCATCTGCGGCGCGTTCCCCTCCTGGCGCTGGAGTCCCTCCTTCCCAAGGGATTTGGTGCCACCCACGGGCTGTATTGGATCGCCGAGGAGCCCCTCACCTCGCTGCTGGATGGGTCGCTGGAGTTGCCCCCCAACTTTTCGGCCAAGGCCCAGGCCCTGCTCGTGCAGGCCGCCTGGACCCGGGCCGAGAGCGAGGCCCACATCGTACGCCAGGGCATCGAATACGAGCGCCAGCACCCCGAGCCTCCACCTCCGACGGACAAGCGGCTGGTGCCTCTGGGTCAGGCGCTCCAGCAGGTTCGCGCGAAGGTGCGAGCGCACGCCGTCCCGCGCTTGTTGAGCTCGGTCCGCTGTGAGCTCAGCTTCTCGGACAAGCCCCTGGTCGCCCACGTCCACGAGCCCGTGTACCTGTTCGGGTCGCGCGCCCTGCTCGATGCGTCCATGCACCGGCGATGCGTTCAGGTGGATCTGCTCCCGCTGCTCGAGGGCGAGGACGCCGTCACCTGTTCGGTCTGCGCTCCGGTCCCCCCCGCGCTCTGTCTCCATGCCCTGACCGCGTTGGACCTGCTGCTCGTGTCACTGGGCGACTCGCGGAGGGTGAAGGAGAACGCGTTGCTGGCCGAGCGGCTCTTCGAGGCTCCGGGCCGGCAACTGCTCTCGGCGCTGGACAAGGCCAGCCTCCTGGCGCGGACCCGCCAGGAGACCCGGTCGCCCCTCCAGGTCAGCTTCCGGCTGGAGGGCCTGGCGCAGGGGGCGCTCCATCTGCGGGCGTATCTCCACAGGCCGCTGAAACGGGGAGGGCTGTCCAAGGGGACGCCGGTGGCGCCGCGTGACGAAGCCGAGGCGCTCGCCACCCTCGTGTCTCCCGAGGAGGTGGAGGCCCTCGAGCTGTGCCGGCTCATCACCCAGCAGCACGACGCGGGCTCGCGCCACCGGATGTTGGTGCATGCGTTGAAGCTGCTCGCGCACAGCTCCCGGCTCGTCCTCGAGTCCAGGCTCGACGTTCCGCTGCGGGTGCGCTCCGCGACGCTCGGCTTCACCTTCGAGGAGATGGAGGAGGGGGAGGCCGGGCTGCGGGTGCGGCCCTCCGTGGCGGGCACTCCGGTGCCGCCCTGGGTCTGGCGGGGGCAGCTGCACCGCAATGCCCCTCGGCCCTGGTTGTACGTGGAGCGCGAGGTGCCGCGGGTGTCCCTGGTGTCCGTCCCGCCCGAGGCGCTGGCCGTGTTGGACTCGGTGGTGGAGTACGGAGGGCGGCTGCCCGCTCCGGCGCGCGCGGAGGTGTTGCGGAGGCTCGGAGGGGTGGAGTCGGCCTTCCCGGTGTCCCTGCCGCCGTCGCTGGAGGCGCGCGAGGTGCCCGCCGAGCCCGGACTGCTGTTGCGGTTGCGGCCCACGGGAGCGGAGTCCCTGGAGGGCTCACTGCTCGTGCGGCCGCTCCCCGAGGCCCCGCCGCTGGTGCCCGGGGAGGGCGCGGAGATCGTCCGCGGCGTGCGGGGGGGCGAGCGGGTGCGGGTGCGGAGGGCGTTGGAGGCCGAGCGCGCCGAGGCGGCCTCGCTGCTGGAGCGGCTGGGGCTGCCGCTGGAGGAGCACGGGCACTTCACCCTGGAGGGGCCGGAGGCGGCGCTCGGCTTCCTCGAGAGGTTGGAGCCCCTGACGGGCCCTGGTCTGCGCGTGGAGTGGGAGGAGCGGCCCTGGCGCGTGGTGCACTCGCCGGATGCGAAGGGCCTCCAGGTGGCGGTGCGCCACGAGCGGGACTGGTTTGGCGTGGAGGGGGGCGTCCAGGTGGAGGGGGAGCGGGTGGAGCTGGCCGTGCTGCTGGACGCGCTGCGGCGCGGGCACCGCTACGTGCCTCTGGCGCCGGGCCGGTGGATGAGGCTCACCGAGCAGCTGCGCGAGCAGCTCGCTCCGCTGGCGGATCTGGCTCACGCCTCCCACGGCAAATGGGAGGTGAGCGCGGCGGCGGCGCCCGTGCTGGACGGGTTGTCCGAGGCGGGTGCGGAGGTGGCGGCTCCACCGGACTGGCTCCGGCTGGCCGGGCGCATCCGCGAGGCGCAGCGGATGAAGGTGCCGGTGCCCGCGGGGCTGAAGGCCGAGCTGCGCGACTACCAGCGCGAGGGCTATCAGTGGATGGCCCGGCTGGCGGAATGGGGCGGGGGCGGGTGCCTGGCGGACGACATGGGGTTGGGCAAGACGCTGCAGGCGCTCGCGCTGCTGCTGCACCGCGCGAAGGCGGGCCCGGCGCTGGTGGTGGCACCCACCTCGGTGTGCTTCAACTGGGTGCGCGAGGCGGCGCGTTTCGCCCCCTCGCTGAAGGTGCACGCCTACCGGGAGGCGGAGCGGGAGTCGCTGCTCTCCGGCCTGGGCGCCAGGGACGTGGTGGTGGTGAGCTACACGCTGCTCACGCGCGACGTCGCGCGCTTCTCCGAGGTGTCCTTCGCCACGCTGGTGCTGGACGAGGCCCAGGCGGTGAAGAACCCGGACACCGCGCGGGCGAAGGCGGTGCGGGCCCTGAAGGCCGAGGCGCGCATGGCCCTCTCGGGCACGCCGGTGGAGAACCGGCTGTCGGAATTGTGGAGCCTCTTCCGGCTCGTCTTCCCGGGGCTGCTGGGCAGCCGCGAGTCCTTCCGTGAGCGCTTCGCCGCGCCCATCGAGCGCATGAAGGACCCGGCGGCCCGCGCGGCGCTGGCGCGGGTGGTGCGGCCCTTCATGTTGCGGCGCACCAAGAGGGAGGTGGCGCGTGAGTTGCCGCCGCGTCTGGAGACGGTGGTGCCCATCACCCTCTCCGAGAGCGAGCGCCGGCTGTACGAGGACACGCGGCTGGCGGCGCTGGCACGGCTGCAGGACGCGGAGGGCCCGCGCAAGCGCTTCGAGGTGCTGGCGGCGCTGACGCGGCTGCGGCTGGCGGCCTGTCACCCGAGGCTGGTGGACTCGGACTCGCCCTTGTCGTCCTCGAAGCTGGAGCGCCTGCTGGAGGTGGTGGACACCCTGCGGGCCGAGGGGAGCCGGGCGCTCGTCTTCAGCCAGTTCGTCAAGCACCTGGCGCTGGTGCGCGAGGCCCTGGAGGCGCGGGGCGTGTCGATGCAGTACCTGGACGGGCAGACGCCCGCGGCCGAGCGCGAGACGCGGGTGGCGGCCTTCCAGCGGGGCGAGGGGGACGTCTTCCTCATCTCGTTGAAGGCGGGAGGCACGGGCCTCAACCTCACCGCGGCGGACCACGTCCTGCACCTGGATCCGTGGTGGAATCCAGCGGCGGAGGACCAGGCCACGGACCGGGCGCACCGCATCGGACAGACGAAGCCCGTCACGGTGACACGCCTCATCTCCGAGGGGACCATCGAGGAGGCCATCCTCGCGCTGCACGAGGAGAAGCGGGACCTGGCCAGCAGCCTGCTGTCCGAGGCGGACGGGGCGGCGGCGCTCTCCACCGAGCAGCTCCTCGCGCTCCTGCGCTACGGGCCCGAGGCGGAGTCCGCCACCACCACTGGAGGCAGGCTCCCCGCGCGCCATTCCGGTGTGGGCCTGGAGTCCGGAAGCCCGTCACCAGCCTGA
- a CDS encoding carbohydrate deacetylase: MPERALIINADDLGYDPAITRGILRSMHEGIVSSATFMVNTPYAETAADEARGLSIGLHLNLARGLPVWAAFPSEYLQLGAFSEARVQHLSPDVVEAETLAQLERLDLLLGEPATHVDVHKHLHQHPGVFEGLVRAAHVARLPVRSIHANMRRALRAHGVATNDHFLGATGTEAYWTLERLEQHLATLPEQGVIELMCHPGYTPEAVKSGYSQQREVELATFLHPRAHMALAHLRLKPTGFRVLTGKNAGV, from the coding sequence GTGCCCGAGCGCGCCCTCATCATCAACGCCGATGACCTGGGATACGACCCGGCCATCACCCGCGGCATCCTCCGCTCCATGCACGAGGGCATCGTCTCCTCGGCCACCTTCATGGTGAACACGCCCTACGCGGAGACGGCCGCCGACGAGGCCCGGGGCCTGTCCATCGGCCTGCACCTCAACCTCGCCCGGGGCCTGCCCGTGTGGGCCGCATTCCCCAGTGAATACCTCCAGCTCGGCGCCTTCTCGGAGGCGCGCGTCCAGCACCTGTCACCGGATGTGGTGGAGGCGGAGACACTCGCCCAGCTGGAGCGGTTGGACCTGTTGCTCGGCGAGCCCGCCACGCACGTGGACGTGCACAAGCACCTGCACCAGCACCCCGGCGTCTTCGAGGGCCTGGTGCGCGCCGCCCATGTGGCCCGCCTGCCAGTGCGTTCCATCCACGCGAACATGCGCCGTGCGCTGCGGGCCCACGGCGTGGCCACCAACGACCACTTCCTCGGAGCCACGGGTACAGAGGCGTACTGGACGCTGGAGCGCCTGGAGCAGCACCTCGCCACCCTGCCCGAGCAGGGCGTCATCGAGCTCATGTGCCACCCGGGCTACACCCCCGAGGCGGTGAAGAGCGGCTACTCGCAACAGCGCGAGGTGGAGCTGGCCACCTTCCTCCACCCGCGGGCACACATGGCCCTCGCGCACCTGAGGTTGAAGCCCACCGGCTTCCGCGTCCTCACGGGAAAAAACGCCGGCGTGTAA
- a CDS encoding amidohydrolase family protein, whose translation MGTLLKGGIVVELEPACVERVDLRIEGERIVARGPDLPAAPDDEVIALSGKLVFPGLVSAHQRLHASLGRGMPRPKLDGYQDLLEQVRWRYEDALDLDAVQVAATAGGLEALQCGTTTLFDLHSSPQAIQGSLLRLGRGLHEVGVRGVLAYAVTDRKGAVGREEGLEETVSFTRKARGRLRGQVGAAPLFTVSNEAMEGLGEAVRSTNTGLHVPLAEDPLDEKLSVERYGSSPVTRLVEGGMLSPQALLAYVGHLSWPELAQLLPSGAWLAHTPRSNMESEVGYAPALKFGHRATLGADGVSADMFAEAQAAWLRSRDAGQPIDVLRYLANGQRLASQVFGSQMGLMREGSVADLLLMDYQPATPLTAENLAWHVVFGLGSRHVESVMVDGVWRVWARRPLSVNPSVVAEQAREAAAAVWARMGQK comes from the coding sequence GTGGGCACGCTCCTGAAAGGTGGAATCGTCGTCGAGCTCGAACCCGCATGTGTCGAGCGGGTCGACCTGCGTATCGAGGGCGAGCGCATCGTGGCCCGGGGCCCCGATCTGCCGGCGGCGCCGGACGACGAGGTCATCGCGCTTTCGGGCAAGCTGGTCTTCCCAGGCCTGGTGAGCGCGCACCAGCGGCTCCACGCGAGCCTGGGGCGCGGCATGCCCCGGCCGAAGCTGGACGGCTACCAGGACCTGCTGGAGCAGGTGCGCTGGCGCTACGAGGATGCGCTCGATCTGGACGCGGTGCAGGTGGCCGCGACCGCGGGCGGCCTCGAGGCGCTCCAGTGCGGCACCACCACGCTCTTCGACCTGCACTCCTCACCCCAGGCGATCCAAGGCTCGCTGCTGCGGCTGGGGCGGGGGCTGCACGAGGTGGGTGTGCGCGGGGTGCTCGCCTACGCGGTGACGGACCGCAAGGGCGCGGTGGGGCGCGAGGAGGGACTGGAGGAGACGGTGTCCTTCACGCGCAAGGCGCGCGGGCGGCTGCGGGGGCAGGTGGGCGCGGCACCGCTCTTCACCGTCAGCAATGAGGCCATGGAGGGGCTGGGCGAGGCGGTGCGGAGCACCAACACCGGACTGCACGTGCCACTGGCGGAGGACCCACTGGACGAGAAGCTGTCGGTGGAGCGCTATGGCTCCTCGCCAGTGACGCGGCTGGTGGAGGGCGGGATGCTCTCTCCGCAAGCGCTGCTGGCGTACGTGGGGCACCTGTCCTGGCCGGAGCTTGCACAACTGCTGCCCTCGGGCGCGTGGCTGGCGCACACGCCGCGCTCCAACATGGAGAGCGAGGTGGGGTACGCACCGGCGCTCAAGTTCGGCCACCGGGCCACGCTGGGCGCGGACGGGGTGAGCGCGGACATGTTCGCCGAGGCCCAGGCGGCCTGGCTGCGCTCGCGCGACGCGGGGCAGCCCATCGACGTGCTGCGCTACCTGGCCAACGGGCAGCGCCTGGCCTCGCAGGTGTTCGGCTCGCAGATGGGACTGATGCGCGAGGGCTCGGTGGCGGACCTGCTCCTCATGGACTACCAGCCCGCCACGCCGCTGACGGCGGAGAACCTGGCCTGGCACGTGGTGTTCGGCCTGGGCTCGCGCCATGTGGAGTCGGTGATGGTGGACGGCGTGTGGCGCGTCTGGGCGCGCCGGCCCCTGTCGGTGAACCCCTCGGTGGTGGCGGAGCAGGCGCGCGAGGCCGCCGCGGCCGTCTGGGCGCGCATGGGCCAGAAGTGA
- a CDS encoding glutathione S-transferase family protein, with translation MKVYGHPMSTCTRKVLTTLAEKGHEAQFELVDLMKGQQKSPAYMAKHPFGVIPLLEDDGFTMYESRAIIRYLDAKLPGPKLTPGDTASLGRMEQWISVEQSYFTPHCMAIVAELVFKAMRGGGKPDMDKVSKARDESAKALDTVDRALMAQAYLAGDTFSLADISWLPYLQYLSATPHGTLITERPHVKSWWQRISTRPSWKKVAG, from the coding sequence GAAGGTCTACGGTCACCCGATGAGCACCTGTACCCGGAAGGTCCTCACCACCCTCGCCGAGAAGGGTCACGAGGCCCAGTTCGAGCTGGTGGACCTCATGAAGGGTCAGCAGAAGTCGCCCGCGTACATGGCGAAGCACCCCTTTGGTGTCATCCCCCTGCTCGAGGATGACGGCTTCACCATGTACGAGTCCCGCGCCATCATCCGCTACCTCGACGCGAAGCTGCCGGGTCCCAAGCTCACCCCGGGCGATACCGCCTCGCTCGGCCGCATGGAGCAGTGGATCAGCGTCGAGCAGTCCTATTTCACCCCGCACTGCATGGCCATCGTCGCGGAGCTGGTCTTCAAGGCCATGCGCGGCGGCGGCAAGCCGGACATGGACAAGGTGAGCAAGGCCCGGGATGAGAGCGCCAAGGCACTCGATACCGTCGACCGCGCCCTCATGGCGCAGGCCTACCTCGCGGGCGACACGTTCTCGCTCGCGGACATCTCCTGGCTGCCGTACCTGCAGTACCTCTCGGCCACGCCCCACGGCACCCTCATCACCGAGCGTCCGCACGTGAAGTCGTGGTGGCAGCGCATCAGCACCCGGCCTTCGTGGAAGAAGGTGGCCGGCTAG
- a CDS encoding serine/threonine-protein kinase: protein MVPDSNPSWFGRYRLSSRIATGGMAEVYLGRRIEEDGSRGPAVAVKRLLPHMLTDRRVVQMFLNEARITAQIQHPNVISILELGVEGPEPFIAMELLEGRSFAEVRQGAADRGQHVPLGITLRILVDACRGLDAAHRAMDEEGRPLRIVHRDFTPDNIHVGVSGTVKVIDFGIARAESIGSGTEPGTLKGKFFYMSPEMIIGQAVDHRADIFAAGVMLYEQLCGRRPFSGPSTEVVLHRIATEHPRPPTELDPSVPPALEHICLKALAREPDERFESLQLFIEAIERVGGSAELAPPEQVASYLESLFPLDSDPKRQALRRARLADPSQPSSTRLKAVAPVSLPVSEPAPQEATSVQAAPTPPPARKRRLVPVVSLLGGLLVLGLGATLVLRQGPAPAERLAKAEATPAPEARVSTLKGFGGDERATPAQLARAGALLLAAGAPSEALDVAESFVARFPQDVEAHLLAARASTELRMGRRAERAVEQATALAPKDVRPLLALAELRERQGDVSGAITALAEAYEKHPRDARVAPRYGLLLSHSGQLDQAAEVLVAWTRRTEDARALAELGFVRYRQDKLDEAATLLRRALRMEPELALAHSYLGAVLFRQANISGAERSYREADRLAPKDPRALVALCQVLAHTGRVNDVEEVKRSLEARFPEQAKTLVTGCEPAR from the coding sequence GTGGTTCCCGACAGCAATCCCTCCTGGTTCGGCCGCTACCGCCTGAGCTCGCGCATCGCGACGGGCGGCATGGCCGAGGTGTATCTCGGACGTCGCATCGAAGAAGACGGTTCGCGTGGTCCCGCGGTGGCCGTGAAGCGGCTGCTGCCCCACATGCTCACCGACCGGCGCGTGGTGCAGATGTTCCTCAACGAGGCGCGCATCACCGCCCAGATCCAACACCCCAACGTCATCTCCATCCTGGAGCTCGGAGTCGAGGGCCCCGAGCCCTTCATCGCCATGGAGCTGCTCGAGGGCCGCTCCTTCGCCGAGGTGCGTCAGGGGGCCGCCGACCGCGGCCAGCACGTCCCCCTGGGCATCACCCTGCGCATCCTCGTGGACGCGTGCCGCGGGCTCGACGCCGCCCATCGCGCCATGGACGAGGAGGGCCGCCCGCTGCGCATCGTCCACCGCGACTTCACCCCCGACAACATCCATGTGGGCGTCAGCGGCACGGTGAAGGTCATCGACTTCGGCATCGCCCGCGCCGAGTCCATCGGCTCCGGCACCGAGCCCGGCACCCTCAAGGGCAAGTTCTTCTACATGTCCCCGGAGATGATCATCGGCCAGGCCGTGGACCACCGCGCCGACATCTTCGCCGCCGGGGTGATGCTCTACGAGCAGCTCTGTGGCCGCCGGCCCTTCTCCGGCCCCAGCACCGAGGTCGTCCTCCACCGCATCGCCACGGAGCACCCCCGTCCCCCCACCGAGCTCGACCCGTCCGTTCCTCCCGCCCTGGAGCACATCTGCCTCAAGGCGCTCGCGCGCGAACCCGATGAGCGCTTCGAGAGCCTCCAGCTCTTCATCGAGGCCATCGAGCGCGTGGGCGGCTCCGCCGAGCTGGCCCCCCCCGAGCAGGTCGCCAGCTATCTGGAGTCGCTCTTCCCGCTCGACAGTGACCCGAAGCGGCAGGCCCTCCGCCGCGCCCGGCTCGCCGATCCGTCCCAGCCCTCATCCACCCGCCTCAAGGCCGTAGCCCCCGTGAGCCTCCCGGTGAGCGAGCCCGCGCCTCAAGAGGCGACCTCCGTGCAGGCGGCCCCCACACCGCCTCCCGCGCGCAAGCGGAGGCTCGTCCCCGTGGTGTCGTTGCTCGGAGGGTTGCTCGTCCTCGGGCTCGGGGCCACCCTGGTCCTGCGTCAGGGCCCGGCCCCCGCGGAGAGGCTCGCCAAGGCCGAGGCCACCCCGGCTCCCGAGGCCCGCGTCTCCACCCTCAAGGGATTCGGTGGGGACGAGCGCGCCACCCCGGCCCAGCTCGCCCGGGCCGGCGCACTGCTGCTCGCCGCGGGCGCGCCCTCCGAGGCGCTCGACGTCGCCGAGTCCTTCGTGGCGCGCTTCCCCCAGGACGTGGAGGCCCACCTGCTCGCCGCGCGTGCCAGCACCGAGCTGCGCATGGGCCGCCGCGCCGAGCGGGCCGTCGAACAGGCCACCGCGCTCGCCCCCAAGGACGTCCGCCCGCTCCTGGCCCTCGCCGAGCTGCGTGAGCGCCAGGGAGACGTGTCCGGAGCCATCACGGCCCTCGCCGAGGCGTACGAGAAGCACCCGCGGGACGCCCGGGTGGCACCCCGCTACGGCCTGCTGCTGTCGCACAGCGGGCAGCTCGACCAGGCGGCGGAGGTACTGGTGGCCTGGACGCGCCGCACCGAGGACGCTCGGGCGCTCGCGGAGCTGGGCTTCGTTCGCTACCGCCAGGACAAGCTGGACGAGGCCGCCACCCTGCTGCGGCGCGCGCTGCGCATGGAGCCGGAGCTGGCGCTCGCCCACTCCTACCTGGGGGCCGTCCTCTTCCGTCAGGCCAACATCTCCGGCGCCGAGCGCTCCTACCGCGAGGCGGACCGGCTCGCGCCCAAGGACCCGCGCGCCCTCGTCGCCCTCTGTCAGGTGCTCGCCCATACGGGCCGGGTGAACGATGTGGAGGAGGTCAAGCGTTCACTGGAGGCCCGCTTCCCGGAGCAGGCGAAGACGCTCGTGACCGGGTGCGAACCGGCCCGCTGA
- a CDS encoding SMI1/KNR4 family protein — MKQELRWKPYVWDAPRPTTPREIALLEQEWGVELPTEYKKLVSTHQGMTPTPCIFASGKIKDVMSVLLTIITDPDKRAYAVRDSYGILQPHIPSRIYPFAMTPGSEHLCFDYRASPGEPRIVLVTVEMDIYPVADNFSDFLAGLHDA, encoded by the coding sequence ATGAAACAAGAGCTCCGATGGAAGCCCTATGTCTGGGATGCACCTCGCCCAACGACTCCGCGGGAGATCGCCCTCCTGGAGCAGGAATGGGGCGTGGAGCTTCCCACGGAGTACAAGAAGCTCGTTTCGACGCATCAAGGGATGACTCCCACCCCGTGCATCTTCGCCTCTGGCAAGATCAAGGACGTGATGAGCGTTCTCCTGACCATCATCACGGACCCAGACAAGAGAGCATACGCAGTCCGGGACTCGTACGGCATTTTGCAACCACACATCCCTTCCCGTATCTACCCATTCGCGATGACACCCGGCAGCGAGCACCTGTGCTTCGATTACAGGGCGTCACCGGGCGAACCCAGGATCGTCCTGGTAACGGTGGAGATGGACATCTACCCCGTCGCTGACAACTTCAGCGATTTCCTTGCCGGTTTGCACGACGCCTAG
- a CDS encoding HNH endonuclease, giving the protein MRLLLVTAGLLLAACATDGGRVATRSIPARDPLSHIQLHLETEEGRSRTFIPARRAPVELTQAQFDAAMARLVVRLDLPTSPRQRLAILSWGQPGQEDERAAMTHGYYRWCERRSTPGDCLSLLDKDLYLGLEARRTLALTLSLGSVWEGAVGVWMGMVDPVALQSMVMSAMAGYLAMLVFPNPITQAAAISFSCLMVAYLGLDTVWSLLEGWARLERETEQARTFAEVREAGERFGRVMGAQTGRLLVMLATLALGSTANQMMGPPGLPGAAQAGVTAELQLGVRLAAIGQVRQVAVGQASLTLSLAPGALAMASQGTNGGENSSTPGESAQDSTPGKYRLKFIESWRKPTLTADGKILPYKGTRNPPIPISNLGRNRAGQTVTNGENTIHFDKDGFPRFEAKFETTLDDSHIGSGNRFAHYKAANQKLFQAIKQAPGLARELGLNRELVEELPSSMIPPRGYSWHHHQDVGRMQLIILGEHKLAAPHTGGMAIWGGGQ; this is encoded by the coding sequence ATGCGCCTGCTCCTGGTGACGGCGGGCCTGCTGCTGGCCGCGTGCGCGACGGACGGAGGGCGGGTCGCTACGCGCTCCATCCCCGCACGAGACCCTCTCAGCCACATCCAGTTACACCTGGAAACGGAAGAAGGCCGCTCGCGCACCTTCATCCCCGCGCGCAGGGCCCCGGTGGAGCTCACCCAGGCGCAGTTCGACGCCGCCATGGCCCGGCTGGTGGTCCGGCTGGACCTGCCCACCTCTCCCCGGCAACGGCTGGCAATCCTCTCCTGGGGACAGCCTGGGCAGGAGGACGAGCGTGCGGCGATGACGCACGGTTATTACCGCTGGTGCGAGCGCCGAAGCACTCCAGGCGACTGCCTGTCGCTGCTGGACAAGGACCTCTACCTGGGGCTCGAGGCGCGGCGCACCCTGGCGCTGACCCTCTCCCTGGGCTCGGTATGGGAGGGCGCGGTCGGGGTGTGGATGGGTATGGTGGACCCGGTCGCCCTGCAGTCGATGGTGATGTCCGCGATGGCCGGCTACCTGGCGATGTTGGTGTTTCCCAATCCCATCACCCAGGCCGCGGCCATCTCCTTCTCCTGCCTCATGGTGGCCTACCTGGGACTGGACACGGTGTGGAGCCTGCTGGAGGGCTGGGCACGGCTGGAGCGGGAGACGGAACAGGCGCGTACCTTCGCCGAGGTACGTGAGGCCGGAGAGCGCTTCGGCCGGGTGATGGGAGCACAGACGGGCCGCCTGCTGGTGATGCTGGCGACGCTGGCCCTGGGCTCGACGGCGAACCAGATGATGGGGCCACCAGGACTGCCGGGCGCCGCACAGGCGGGCGTCACGGCCGAGTTGCAGCTGGGCGTGCGGCTGGCGGCGATCGGCCAGGTGCGGCAGGTGGCGGTGGGACAGGCCAGCCTCACCCTGTCGCTGGCCCCGGGTGCCCTGGCCATGGCATCCCAGGGGACGAACGGAGGCGAAAACAGCTCCACCCCTGGCGAATCGGCCCAGGACAGCACTCCAGGCAAGTACCGACTGAAGTTCATCGAATCTTGGCGGAAGCCCACGCTCACAGCGGACGGGAAGATCCTTCCCTATAAGGGAACGAGAAACCCACCCATCCCCATCTCGAACCTGGGCCGTAACCGGGCCGGACAGACCGTCACGAATGGCGAGAACACCATCCACTTCGACAAAGATGGATTCCCCAGGTTCGAAGCAAAGTTCGAGACGACTCTAGATGACAGCCATATCGGGAGTGGGAACCGATTCGCGCACTACAAGGCTGCAAACCAGAAGCTCTTCCAGGCAATCAAGCAAGCGCCCGGACTGGCCAGGGAACTCGGGCTCAATCGCGAACTGGTTGAGGAATTACCGTCGTCCATGATTCCACCAAGAGGGTACTCCTGGCATCATCACCAGGATGTGGGTCGAATGCAGCTCATCATCCTTGGAGAGCATAAGCTCGCGGCCCCGCACACAGGAGGAATGGCCATCTGGGGAGGAGGCCAATGA